The Pseudoalteromonas spongiae UST010723-006 genome window below encodes:
- a CDS encoding hotdog family protein, with the protein MTHYSIEAVLPHADPMILLTRLVSYDQDSAVCEVDISAQSAFFNEQTQSVASYIGTEYMAQSIAAYAGALALDDNAAVKIGFLIGSRKYKTFTPEFTLGQTLAVSVKKLFQEETGLSVFECQILHADTVLAEAKINVFQPDDPVQFLKEQQ; encoded by the coding sequence ATGACACATTATTCGATTGAAGCGGTGCTTCCTCACGCCGACCCAATGATCTTACTCACTCGCTTGGTGAGCTATGATCAAGACTCTGCAGTTTGCGAGGTCGATATCTCTGCACAATCAGCGTTTTTTAACGAACAAACTCAATCAGTTGCAAGTTACATTGGTACTGAATATATGGCACAATCTATCGCAGCATACGCAGGTGCTTTAGCACTCGATGACAATGCTGCGGTTAAAATTGGATTTTTAATTGGTTCGCGTAAATATAAGACATTTACTCCTGAGTTTACGCTAGGGCAGACGTTAGCTGTTTCGGTTAAAAAACTGTTTCAAGAAGAAACAGGGTTAAGTGTATTTGAATGCCAAATTCTGCATGCAGATACGGTTCTTGCTGAAGCTAAAATCAATGTCTTTCAACCAGATGATCCTGTGCAGTTTTTAAAGGAACAACAATGA
- the fabG gene encoding 3-oxoacyl-ACP reductase FabG, with product MTKRVLVTGSSRGIGKAIALRLAEDGFDITLHCRSGIDAAMQVKEQIEALGRHVSLVQFDVCDRKKTQQALLADVEAHGAYYGVVCNAGVTRDTAFPAMTGEEWDEVLTTGLDGFYNVVQPLVMPMIQTRKGGRIITMASVSGIAGNRGQVNYSAAKAGLIGATKALALEVAKRKITVNCVAPGLVATDMVDDLPVDEILKMVPMRRMAEPKEVAGTVAFLMSDDAAYITRQVISVNGGLV from the coding sequence ATGACAAAACGTGTATTAGTAACTGGCTCAAGTCGCGGAATTGGCAAGGCCATCGCATTAAGATTGGCCGAAGACGGATTCGATATTACGCTTCATTGCCGCAGTGGCATTGACGCGGCAATGCAAGTAAAAGAACAAATAGAAGCACTTGGCCGTCACGTTAGCCTTGTTCAATTTGACGTATGTGACCGTAAAAAAACGCAGCAAGCATTGCTTGCGGATGTCGAAGCCCATGGAGCGTATTATGGCGTTGTCTGCAATGCCGGTGTAACACGCGATACTGCCTTTCCTGCAATGACAGGTGAAGAGTGGGATGAAGTATTAACCACAGGATTAGATGGTTTTTACAACGTAGTGCAACCTTTGGTGATGCCGATGATCCAAACTCGTAAAGGCGGCCGCATTATCACTATGGCGTCGGTATCGGGCATTGCAGGTAACCGTGGTCAGGTTAACTATAGCGCAGCAAAAGCGGGTTTAATTGGTGCAACTAAGGCACTGGCGCTGGAAGTGGCAAAACGTAAAATTACAGTAAATTGCGTCGCACCGGGTTTAGTTGCAACCGATATGGTTGATGATTTACCAGTCGATGAGATTTTAAAAATGGTACCTATGCGCCGTATGGCAGAGCCAAAAGAAGTGGCGGGTACAGTGGCATTTTTAATGTCAGATGACGCTGCCTATATTACGCGTCAGGTTATTTCGGTAAATGGTGGGTTAGTTTAG
- a CDS encoding beta-ketoacyl-ACP synthase, which produces MKRVVVTGMSAITALGDDWQTFKSALKTGENAVETMPDWTFINGLNTNLGAPVKHFEKPKHYSRKKIRSMGRVSLMATRATELALEQAGLLEHPSLTNGDTGIAYGSSIGSTAPLIPFGRMMDSGEMTGVTATSYIQMMAHTAPVNVGVFFGLKGRVITTSSACTSGSQGLGYAFEAIKFGRQKLMVAGGAEELCVTEAAVFDTLYATSCKNDTPKQTPRPFDKDRDGLVIGEGACTFILEELEHAQARGAHIIAEIVGFGCNSDGQHVTQPTSETMQVAIEQAIAEAGIEKSQIGYVNAHGTSTDRGDIAESHATFNALGKVPISSLKSYLGHTLGACGAIEAWASIHMMQDNWFGGTTNLDNVDPECAPLDYLNVEGREINTDYVMSNNFAFGGINTSLIFKRWS; this is translated from the coding sequence GTGAAACGCGTTGTTGTAACAGGAATGTCTGCGATTACTGCGCTAGGCGATGATTGGCAAACGTTTAAAAGTGCCTTAAAAACAGGTGAAAACGCAGTAGAGACAATGCCAGATTGGACATTTATTAATGGCTTAAATACCAATTTGGGCGCGCCAGTGAAGCATTTTGAAAAGCCTAAGCATTATTCACGCAAAAAGATCCGTTCAATGGGACGGGTATCACTTATGGCAACGCGCGCAACAGAATTAGCTCTCGAACAAGCTGGCCTTTTAGAGCACCCATCGTTGACTAATGGCGATACAGGTATCGCGTACGGCTCATCAATCGGGTCTACTGCGCCGCTTATTCCATTTGGCCGCATGATGGACAGTGGCGAAATGACGGGTGTGACAGCAACGAGTTATATTCAAATGATGGCGCATACCGCGCCAGTTAACGTGGGCGTATTTTTTGGCTTAAAAGGCCGTGTTATTACGACAAGCTCGGCATGTACATCGGGTTCACAAGGTTTGGGCTATGCCTTTGAGGCGATTAAATTTGGTCGTCAAAAGCTAATGGTGGCCGGTGGCGCAGAAGAGCTGTGTGTAACCGAAGCTGCAGTATTTGATACCTTGTACGCAACCAGCTGCAAAAATGACACGCCAAAACAAACCCCACGCCCGTTTGATAAAGACCGTGATGGCCTAGTGATTGGTGAAGGTGCATGTACCTTTATTTTAGAAGAGTTAGAACACGCACAAGCGCGTGGCGCACATATTATTGCCGAAATTGTTGGCTTTGGCTGTAATTCAGACGGGCAACATGTAACCCAACCAACCAGCGAAACCATGCAAGTGGCGATTGAGCAAGCAATTGCCGAGGCGGGTATAGAAAAATCTCAAATTGGTTACGTGAATGCTCACGGCACTTCAACTGACCGTGGTGACATTGCTGAATCTCATGCAACTTTCAATGCGTTAGGTAAGGTGCCGATTAGTTCGTTAAAGAGTTATTTAGGACACACCTTAGGCGCGTGCGGCGCTATTGAAGCGTGGGCGAGCATTCATATGATGCAAGACAATTGGTTTGGTGGCACGACGAACTTAGATAATGTCGACCCAGAATGTGCGCCACTCGATTACTTAAATGTAGAGGGGCGTGAAATCAACACCGATTATGTGATGAGTAACAACTTTGCGTTTGGTGGGATCAATACCTCGTTAATCTTCAAACGCTGGTCGTAA
- a CDS encoding MipA/OmpV family protein: protein MLMRWIALSLLFISTLSVADEVTFGIGAFYSSLPHYLGAEQNESYMVPLPYIHIEKEHYKVERNEFESFYEVATNHYISVSAGGAIAVSSKDNRAREGMDDLAWVGEIGPSYQYFSFGNPTSDDYLYISPFIRKAYAFDGGDIDDIGSVYGVMLEAGQQIYQDGPHQVNLTGRFSTRFGSHAYNSYFYHVAEQFQTIDRLSFDADAGYLASVFSLGLTYDNDWLWAGGFLRYYNYSHSANQQSPLLRDNHNVALGFGFAWKFYSLKN, encoded by the coding sequence ATGTTGATGCGATGGATTGCACTTAGCTTGCTGTTTATCTCAACACTCAGTGTTGCCGATGAAGTCACGTTTGGTATTGGCGCGTTTTATTCATCGCTCCCGCATTATTTAGGCGCGGAACAAAACGAAAGTTATATGGTGCCGCTGCCGTACATTCACATTGAGAAAGAACACTATAAAGTAGAGCGCAACGAATTCGAATCATTTTATGAAGTTGCAACTAATCATTATATTAGTGTCAGTGCAGGTGGTGCCATTGCCGTATCAAGTAAAGATAATCGTGCCCGCGAAGGCATGGACGACCTTGCCTGGGTCGGCGAAATAGGCCCAAGCTATCAATATTTTAGTTTTGGTAATCCTACCTCAGACGACTATTTATATATTTCACCTTTTATTCGAAAAGCGTACGCATTTGATGGCGGAGATATTGACGATATCGGCAGTGTGTATGGCGTTATGCTAGAGGCGGGGCAGCAGATTTATCAAGACGGTCCGCATCAGGTAAACCTTACTGGACGTTTTAGTACCCGTTTTGGCAGCCATGCATACAACAGCTACTTTTATCACGTTGCTGAACAATTTCAAACAATTGACCGTTTGTCTTTTGATGCTGATGCGGGTTATCTTGCATCGGTATTTAGTTTAGGATTAACTTACGATAACGATTGGCTTTGGGCCGGCGGTTTTCTTCGTTATTATAATTATTCACACAGTGCAAATCAGCAAAGTCCCCTGTTGCGTGATAATCACAACGTTGCACTTGGTTTTGGCTTTGCATGGAAGTTTTATTCATTAAAAAATTAG
- a CDS encoding VF530 family DNA-binding protein, whose product MQNQPNNPLHGLTLEKIVTQLVEEYGWDGLYREIKINCFSNDPSIKSSLKFLRRTQWARDKVEALYLDTFR is encoded by the coding sequence ATGCAAAACCAACCAAATAACCCATTACATGGCTTAACGTTAGAGAAAATTGTGACACAATTGGTCGAAGAGTATGGTTGGGATGGTCTTTACCGCGAGATTAAAATTAACTGTTTTTCAAACGATCCTTCAATCAAATCATCGCTAAAATTTTTACGTCGTACCCAATGGGCACGTGATAAAGTTGAAGCACTTTACCTTGATACGTTCCGCTAA
- a CDS encoding DUF3081 family protein — translation MKNELDAKLLLKVFDLIYQKGEDFEDGKLYQGITAFSDIDGYTIYLKGNGVLLRFGFHNTYHLDYEHSKLKDVFMSKLESLVKEVE, via the coding sequence ATGAAAAACGAGCTAGACGCCAAACTATTATTGAAAGTATTCGACCTTATCTACCAAAAAGGCGAAGACTTTGAAGACGGTAAACTCTATCAAGGGATCACCGCGTTTTCTGATATTGACGGCTACACCATTTACCTGAAAGGAAATGGTGTATTGCTACGTTTTGGCTTTCACAACACCTATCATCTTGATTATGAACACAGTAAATTAAAAGACGTGTTTATGAGCAAACTCGAATCTTTGGTTAAAGAAGTAGAATAG